A stretch of the Polaribacter pacificus genome encodes the following:
- a CDS encoding cystathionine gamma-synthase: MKFNTKTIHGGQKHEASTGAIMPPIFQTSTYAQASPGQHKGYGYSRSANPTRTALEDSFAAIENGTHGFAFSSGMSAIDCVLRRLKPGDHVIAGDDLYGGTYRMFKQLFEKYGLKFQFVDMDSTDNVRKAITEKTQLIWIETPTNPLMKIADIKEICKATKAINSAITIAVDNTFATPYLQRPLDLGADIVMHSATKYLGGHSDLIMGALMVKDASLAEELHFIQFAAGAIAGPMDSFLALRGVKTLHLRMQRHCENGKAVAAFLSSHPKVETVYYPGLESHPNYSIAKKQMDDFGGMVSFKLKDQSKAAAFLFLENTKVFALAESLGGVESLVNHPVTMSHASIPEAERLKIGITDSLIRLSVGIEDIEDLIEDLDSALSQ; the protein is encoded by the coding sequence GTGAAGTTTAATACCAAAACCATACACGGTGGGCAAAAGCACGAAGCTTCAACAGGGGCAATAATGCCGCCGATATTTCAAACGTCTACCTATGCACAGGCTAGTCCAGGTCAGCATAAAGGCTATGGGTATTCTAGATCTGCTAACCCAACAAGAACAGCATTAGAGGATAGTTTTGCTGCCATCGAAAATGGAACTCATGGTTTTGCTTTTTCTTCTGGTATGTCTGCTATTGATTGTGTATTGAGAAGATTGAAACCTGGGGATCATGTTATTGCAGGTGATGATCTCTATGGAGGTACGTATAGAATGTTTAAACAATTGTTTGAAAAATACGGATTGAAATTTCAATTTGTAGACATGGATTCTACAGACAATGTTCGTAAAGCAATCACAGAGAAGACCCAATTAATTTGGATAGAAACGCCTACAAATCCGTTGATGAAGATTGCTGATATTAAAGAAATTTGCAAGGCTACAAAAGCAATTAACTCAGCCATTACAATTGCTGTTGACAATACGTTCGCTACGCCTTATTTGCAAAGACCTCTTGATTTAGGAGCAGATATTGTAATGCATTCTGCTACAAAGTATTTAGGTGGTCACTCAGATCTTATAATGGGAGCTCTTATGGTGAAAGACGCAAGTTTAGCAGAAGAATTGCATTTTATTCAGTTTGCAGCAGGTGCTATTGCGGGCCCGATGGATTCTTTTTTGGCTTTAAGAGGTGTTAAAACATTGCATTTAAGGATGCAACGCCATTGTGAAAATGGAAAAGCAGTTGCAGCATTTTTATCCAGTCATCCTAAAGTTGAAACGGTTTATTATCCAGGCTTGGAAAGTCATCCTAATTATTCAATTGCAAAAAAACAAATGGATGATTTTGGAGGAATGGTTTCTTTTAAGTTAAAAGATCAAAGCAAAGCTGCAGCTTTTTTGTTTTTAGAAAACACGAAGGTTTTTGCTTTAGCAGAATCTTTAGGGGGTGTAGAAAGTTTGGTAAATCACCCAGTAACCATGAGTCATGCAAGTATCCCAGAAGCTGAAAGATTAAAGATTGGTATTACAGATTCTTTAATCCGGTTAAGTGTAGGTATTGAAGATATTGAAGACCTAATTGAAGATCTTGATTCTGCACTTTCTCAATAG
- a CDS encoding glycine--tRNA ligase encodes MAKQEDQFKKVLSHAKEYGYVFQSSEIYDGLSAVYDYAQNGVELKKNIREYWWKAMVQMHENIVGIDASILMHPTTWKASGHVDAFNDPLIDNKDSKKRYRADVLVEDYCAKIEAKIDKEVAKAEKRFGEAFNKEEFVSTNPRVLGYHEKIKSILTRMAKSLENEDLADVKALIEELEIADPLTGSKNWTDVKQFNLMFGTQIGASAENSMQVYLRPETAQGIFVNFLNVQKTGRMKIPFGIAQTGKAFRNEIVARQFIFRMREFEQMEMQFFVKPGTQKEWYEKWKETRMRWHLSLGMGAENYRFHDHEKLAHYADAASDIEFKFPFGFKELEGIHSRTDFDLKAHEEFSGKKLQYFDHEENKSYVPYVVETSIGLDRMFLAVFSRALQEEELDNNTTRTVLKLPAVLAPYKAAILPLVKKDGLPEIAREIMDDLKWDFNVFYDEKDAVGKRYRRQDAAGTPFCITVDHETLTDHSVTVRDRDTMEQKRVAISELKELIRAAVDMKTWLQKI; translated from the coding sequence ATGGCAAAACAAGAAGATCAATTTAAAAAAGTACTCTCGCACGCTAAAGAATACGGATATGTATTTCAGTCAAGTGAAATCTATGACGGTCTAAGCGCAGTGTATGATTATGCTCAAAACGGAGTTGAGCTTAAAAAAAATATTAGAGAATATTGGTGGAAAGCAATGGTGCAGATGCATGAAAACATTGTCGGTATTGACGCCTCTATTTTAATGCACCCAACCACTTGGAAGGCCTCTGGTCATGTTGATGCATTTAATGATCCATTAATTGATAATAAAGATTCAAAAAAGCGCTATAGAGCAGATGTCTTGGTAGAAGACTACTGTGCTAAAATAGAAGCAAAAATAGATAAAGAAGTAGCCAAAGCTGAGAAGCGTTTTGGTGAAGCTTTTAACAAAGAAGAGTTTGTAAGCACCAACCCAAGAGTGCTTGGGTACCACGAGAAAATTAAAAGTATCTTAACTAGAATGGCAAAATCTTTAGAAAATGAAGATCTTGCTGATGTTAAGGCCTTGATAGAAGAGCTAGAAATTGCCGATCCATTAACTGGATCTAAAAACTGGACTGATGTCAAGCAATTTAATTTAATGTTTGGTACACAAATCGGTGCTTCTGCAGAAAATTCTATGCAAGTATATCTTAGACCTGAAACAGCTCAAGGTATTTTTGTGAACTTTCTAAATGTGCAAAAAACAGGACGTATGAAAATTCCATTTGGGATTGCACAAACTGGTAAAGCGTTTAGAAATGAGATTGTTGCTAGACAATTTATTTTTAGAATGAGAGAGTTTGAGCAGATGGAGATGCAGTTTTTTGTAAAACCAGGAACTCAAAAAGAATGGTACGAAAAATGGAAAGAAACCCGTATGAGATGGCATTTGTCTTTGGGTATGGGAGCAGAAAACTATCGTTTCCACGATCATGAAAAATTGGCTCATTATGCAGATGCAGCTTCTGATATAGAGTTTAAGTTTCCATTTGGATTTAAAGAATTAGAGGGGATACACTCTAGAACTGATTTTGATTTAAAAGCGCATGAAGAATTTTCTGGAAAGAAGCTTCAGTATTTTGATCACGAAGAAAATAAAAGCTATGTTCCTTATGTGGTAGAAACATCCATAGGTTTGGACAGAATGTTTTTAGCTGTATTTTCTAGAGCTTTGCAAGAAGAAGAGTTAGACAATAACACGACCAGAACAGTTTTAAAATTGCCAGCAGTTTTAGCACCATACAAAGCAGCTATCTTACCATTGGTTAAAAAAGATGGTTTGCCAGAAATTGCCCGTGAGATTATGGATGATCTAAAATGGGATTTCAATGTATTTTACGATGAAAAAGATGCGGTTGGAAAACGTTATAGAAGACAGGATGCAGCGGGAACTCCATTTTGTATTACTGTAGATCACGAAACCTTAACAGACCACAGTGTTACTGTTAGAGATAGAGATACCATGGAGCAAAAGAGAGTTGCAATTTCAGAACTTAAAGAGCTTATAAGAGCTGCAGTCGATATGAAAACTTGGTTGCAAAAAATATAA
- a CDS encoding Ig-like domain-containing protein, producing MRHTGTLLFVIILLIFLTSNCAKKGRPSGGKKDSIAPMMVTANPPYKTLNFKENKIKIYFDEFIILKDVNKQFIVSPPLKYTPTIEPQGAASKSITIKFKDTLQANTTYTINFGNSIEDNNENNPLKGFHYIFSTGNYIDSLYTSGSVKDAYESTTSKNINILLYKIDSSYQDSIVYLKKPNYVTNTLDSSLFRLNNLEKGSYKLIAMKDAANNYLFNPKSDKIGFVEQPLSLPRDSVLLKSIVLFKEIPPFRLLSPKEVSKGHLLFPFEGEAEGLSIEPLLAGNSDFKSFSRFETGKDSLNFWFSNYSSDSIQLKITAKKFSDTLTLPLRKKVIDSLKINSNTSRTLELKDTLTLTSNNPIVTLDLTKIKLSTQDSVAVEFTPVLSKDSNKLQFLFEKTPTSSYRLELLPKALTDVFNTHNDSLRYRFSTKETSDYGSIELAVKGSNFPAIIELLTEKGKLVQRYFVSKQTNLSFALLKPGKYKLRAIIDSNNNKRWDTGNYLKKLQPEKIIYSPKIFPIKENFQFSETFILQ from the coding sequence TTGAGACATACGGGTACGCTTTTGTTTGTAATTATTCTTCTTATTTTTTTAACAAGTAATTGTGCAAAAAAAGGAAGACCTAGTGGGGGTAAAAAAGACAGCATAGCCCCTATGATGGTTACTGCAAACCCACCTTATAAAACCTTAAATTTTAAAGAGAATAAAATTAAAATTTACTTCGATGAGTTTATTATTCTCAAAGATGTAAACAAGCAATTTATTGTTTCTCCTCCTTTAAAATACACACCAACTATAGAGCCTCAAGGAGCTGCAAGTAAATCTATTACTATTAAATTTAAAGACACCTTACAAGCAAACACCACCTACACGATTAATTTTGGGAACAGTATAGAAGACAATAATGAGAACAATCCTTTAAAGGGCTTTCACTATATTTTTTCTACAGGAAACTACATCGATTCATTATATACATCAGGATCTGTAAAAGATGCCTATGAGAGTACAACAAGTAAAAATATCAACATTTTGCTGTATAAAATTGACAGTAGCTATCAAGATTCTATCGTTTATCTTAAGAAACCCAACTACGTTACAAATACGCTAGATTCATCTCTTTTTAGGTTAAATAATTTAGAAAAAGGAAGCTATAAGTTAATTGCCATGAAGGATGCTGCCAACAATTACCTTTTTAACCCTAAAAGTGATAAAATTGGTTTTGTAGAGCAACCTCTTAGCTTGCCTAGAGACAGCGTACTACTTAAATCAATAGTACTCTTTAAAGAAATACCGCCTTTCCGACTTTTAAGCCCTAAAGAAGTGAGCAAAGGTCATTTGCTCTTTCCTTTTGAAGGCGAAGCAGAAGGCTTGTCTATAGAACCTCTATTGGCAGGTAATTCTGATTTTAAAAGTTTTTCAAGGTTTGAAACCGGTAAGGATTCTTTAAATTTTTGGTTTTCGAATTACAGCAGTGACTCAATTCAATTAAAAATTACTGCTAAAAAATTTAGCGACACACTTACACTTCCATTAAGAAAGAAAGTAATCGACTCATTAAAAATAAACTCAAATACTAGTAGAACACTTGAGTTAAAAGACACGTTAACCCTAACCAGCAACAACCCAATTGTAACTTTAGATCTTACTAAAATTAAGCTAAGCACACAAGATTCAGTTGCAGTTGAATTTACTCCTGTGTTGTCTAAAGACTCAAATAAACTTCAGTTTTTATTTGAAAAAACACCTACCAGTTCTTATCGTCTAGAGCTCTTACCAAAAGCATTGACAGATGTTTTTAACACTCACAATGACAGTCTTAGGTATCGCTTCTCTACTAAAGAAACCTCTGATTACGGAAGTATAGAACTTGCTGTTAAAGGAAGTAATTTTCCAGCAATAATCGAGCTATTGACAGAAAAGGGAAAACTTGTTCAAAGATATTTTGTTTCTAAACAAACAAATCTTAGTTTTGCACTTTTAAAGCCGGGAAAATATAAACTTAGAGCTATTATTGACAGCAACAACAACAAGCGTTGGGATACTGGAAACTATCTAAAAAAATTACAACCCGAAAAAATTATATACTCCCCCAAAATTTTTCCTATTAAGGAAAATTTCCAATTTTCTGAAACATTTATCCTCCAATGA
- a CDS encoding DUF3575 domain-containing protein yields MKKLLLAGAILISSFANAQDELKLDIFDALALKTVEVSYEHYLNEQSSVGVSALFNFEKQSADFRYNEKRSLTPYFRHYFTTEYNWNFFGEAFFSLNYGEKDVIAYGGGGPLTVDYTDGALGVAVGLKYTTDNGFVIDIYGGAGRNLFTEDSPVIVPRTGVNLGWRF; encoded by the coding sequence ATGAAAAAACTATTGTTAGCCGGAGCCATTCTTATTAGCTCATTTGCAAATGCACAAGATGAACTTAAATTGGATATTTTTGATGCACTTGCATTAAAAACTGTCGAAGTGTCTTATGAGCACTATTTGAATGAGCAATCATCTGTAGGAGTCTCTGCTCTATTTAATTTTGAAAAGCAAAGTGCCGATTTTAGATACAATGAAAAAAGAAGTCTTACACCGTATTTTCGTCATTATTTTACAACAGAATACAATTGGAATTTCTTTGGAGAAGCTTTTTTTAGTTTAAACTATGGCGAAAAAGATGTAATTGCTTATGGTGGTGGAGGTCCATTAACTGTAGATTATACCGATGGGGCACTAGGTGTTGCCGTTGGATTAAAATACACAACAGACAATGGTTTTGTAATTGACATCTATGGAGGAGCTGGAAGAAATTTATTTACAGAAGACTCTCCTGTAATTGTACCACGTACTGGAGTTAATTTGGGTTGGCGATTTTAA
- a CDS encoding DinB family protein, translated as MKTQFEILSVSRTLVEKEIDGLSIEQLNHIPTGFKNNITWNVAHLVVTQQLLHYKLSGVNCLVPEELIANYRKGTFPTTPFSDEEFDEVKDLLIGLPDTLVEDYEAGIFDNYESYTTSTGFVLNSLDDAITFNNFHEGMHLGIIKALKKLV; from the coding sequence ATGAAAACCCAATTTGAAATATTATCCGTATCAAGAACCTTGGTAGAAAAGGAAATAGACGGATTAAGTATAGAACAATTAAACCATATTCCAACTGGTTTTAAAAATAACATTACTTGGAATGTTGCACATCTGGTGGTTACTCAACAATTGCTTCATTATAAATTATCAGGAGTTAACTGTTTAGTGCCAGAAGAATTAATTGCAAATTATAGAAAGGGCACTTTTCCTACGACTCCTTTTTCTGATGAAGAGTTTGATGAGGTAAAAGATTTACTAATTGGATTGCCAGACACTTTAGTTGAAGATTACGAAGCTGGGATTTTTGATAATTATGAAAGTTATACAACCAGTACTGGTTTTGTTCTAAATTCACTTGATGATGCAATTACATTTAATAACTTTCATGAAGGAATGCACTTAGGAATCATCAAGGCATTAAAGAAACTAGTTTAA
- a CDS encoding class I SAM-dependent methyltransferase gives MHTKIDFLKEAVKTYKTSGTLIPSSRFLAARMLKSIDFKNADVIVELGPGNGAITKYILKNIQPNTQLICFEINENFHKQMQRISHPQLTLLNTSAENICEELEKLKISKACHIISSLPLTIIPNEVTKAILENSYKVLAVNGDFIQYQYSLSYFKKLKAVFHKDISLTFEALNFPPAFVYRCKKLA, from the coding sequence ATGCATACGAAAATTGATTTTTTAAAAGAGGCGGTTAAAACTTATAAGACTTCTGGGACCTTGATCCCGAGTTCACGATTCTTAGCAGCCAGGATGTTAAAAAGTATCGATTTTAAAAATGCAGACGTTATTGTAGAGCTTGGACCAGGAAATGGAGCCATCACAAAGTATATCTTAAAAAACATTCAACCCAACACCCAGTTAATTTGTTTTGAAATTAATGAAAATTTTCACAAACAAATGCAACGAATTTCACATCCGCAATTAACGCTTTTAAATACCTCGGCAGAAAATATTTGTGAGGAGTTAGAAAAGTTAAAAATTTCTAAGGCCTGTCATATTATTTCTAGCCTGCCACTAACCATTATTCCAAACGAGGTTACAAAGGCAATCTTAGAGAACTCATATAAAGTCTTGGCTGTCAATGGAGATTTTATTCAATACCAATACAGTTTAAGTTATTTTAAAAAATTAAAAGCGGTGTTTCACAAAGACATATCACTAACTTTTGAAGCTTTAAATTTTCCACCTGCTTTTGTGTATCGATGTAAAAAACTAGCTTAA
- a CDS encoding arsenate reductase family protein, translated as MQKVYYLQTCDTCRRILKEINLAGFEKQEIKANPISVKQLEELHQLSKSYEALFNKRAKLYKSMDLKNQDLTETDYRQYLLDEYTFLKRPVFVVDDTIFIGNSPKEIELLKAKLGQ; from the coding sequence ATGCAAAAAGTATATTATTTACAAACTTGTGACACCTGCAGACGCATTTTAAAAGAAATCAACTTGGCTGGATTCGAAAAACAAGAAATAAAAGCCAACCCTATCTCGGTCAAACAACTTGAAGAACTGCATCAGTTATCAAAATCGTATGAAGCCTTGTTTAACAAAAGAGCGAAGCTATACAAATCTATGGATTTGAAAAATCAAGATCTAACCGAAACTGATTACAGACAGTATCTATTAGATGAATATACCTTTTTAAAAAGACCTGTTTTTGTTGTAGATGATACAATTTTTATTGGCAATAGTCCTAAGGAAATTGAGCTTCTAAAAGCAAAACTCGGCCAATGA
- a CDS encoding YgaP family membrane protein: MKKNMGSTDKMIRVLIAALIAVLYYTEIISGTVAIVLMVLGIIFLLTSLVSFCPLYKPFGFNTCAVKKEKE, translated from the coding sequence ATGAAAAAAAATATGGGATCTACAGATAAAATGATCAGAGTCTTAATTGCTGCTTTGATCGCTGTTTTATATTATACAGAAATCATTAGTGGTACGGTAGCAATTGTATTGATGGTATTAGGGATTATTTTTTTACTGACAAGTTTGGTAAGTTTTTGTCCATTATACAAACCTTTTGGTTTTAATACCTGCGCTGTAAAAAAAGAAAAAGAATAA
- a CDS encoding retropepsin-like aspartic protease, with amino-acid sequence MTSLKKVLTKKKYIRIKLKKMITNHLELKAKINGVSGRFILDTGASNSCVGLNLIDHFILTAEDSEAKAAGAGATDMETQKSDNNILQIGRWHTKESHLVLFDLTHVNTALTQHDEQEVHGIIGADVLEKGKAIIDYDKLVLYLKKPKKKNKNSALIFDDESNSVPF; translated from the coding sequence ATGACCAGTCTTAAAAAAGTATTGACTAAAAAGAAATATATCCGCATTAAGTTAAAAAAAATGATCACCAATCATTTGGAGTTAAAGGCTAAAATTAATGGTGTAAGTGGGCGTTTTATTTTGGATACTGGCGCATCAAACTCATGCGTAGGTCTTAATTTGATAGATCATTTTATTTTGACTGCAGAAGATTCAGAAGCCAAAGCAGCAGGAGCAGGAGCCACAGATATGGAAACGCAAAAGTCTGATAACAATATCTTACAAATTGGTAGGTGGCATACAAAAGAAAGTCATTTAGTCTTGTTTGATCTTACGCATGTTAATACAGCTTTAACCCAACATGATGAGCAAGAAGTTCACGGTATTATTGGGGCAGATGTTTTAGAAAAAGGCAAGGCAATTATTGATTATGACAAGCTAGTTTTGTATTTAAAAAAGCCAAAGAAAAAGAATAAAAATAGCGCCTTGATTTTTGATGATGAATCAAATTCAGTGCCTTTTTAA
- a CDS encoding DUF6165 family protein — MKIEVSNGEILDKYSILEIKLVKIADAKKRINIQNEYQSLTPVVEQIYKEAKDQEVLKKLYANLLTVNKKLWKIEDDIRECELAKDFGETFIALARAVYYTNDDRSVVKKEINEYTGSALVEEKSYEDYKES; from the coding sequence ATGAAAATAGAAGTATCCAATGGAGAAATTTTAGATAAGTACAGCATTTTAGAGATAAAATTGGTTAAAATAGCAGATGCAAAAAAACGTATCAATATTCAAAATGAATACCAATCTTTAACCCCAGTAGTTGAGCAAATTTATAAAGAGGCAAAAGACCAAGAAGTTTTAAAAAAATTGTATGCTAATTTGTTGACTGTTAATAAAAAACTCTGGAAAATAGAAGACGATATTCGAGAGTGTGAGTTGGCTAAAGATTTTGGAGAGACTTTTATTGCGTTGGCTAGAGCCGTATATTACACCAACGATGATCGCTCTGTTGTGAAAAAAGAAATCAATGAGTATACGGGTTCAGCCTTGGTAGAAGAAAAATCATACGAAGACTACAAAGAATCATAA
- a CDS encoding TatD family hydrolase: MITDTHTHLYSEQFKDDQAQMMQRAKEAGVTRFFIPAIDSSYTEAMLDLEKAYPNDVYLMMGLHPTSVKENYKEELAAVKNWIDQRPFYAIGEIGIDLYWDRSFLKQQQEAFRTQIQWAKEKKLPIVIHCRDAFDEIFEILETEKGPDLYGIFHCFTGTLDQAQKAISYNMKLGIGGVATFKNGKIDQFLDQIELQHIVLETDAPYLAPTPYRGKRNESSYITNVIDKLVDIYKVSFKEIAEITTQNSKEIFGA; encoded by the coding sequence ATGATTACAGATACACATACGCATTTATACTCAGAGCAATTTAAAGACGATCAAGCCCAAATGATGCAACGAGCAAAGGAAGCGGGTGTAACTCGTTTTTTTATTCCTGCAATAGACAGCAGTTATACAGAAGCAATGCTAGACTTGGAGAAAGCATATCCAAATGATGTGTATTTAATGATGGGCTTACATCCAACATCTGTAAAAGAAAATTATAAAGAAGAGCTGGCTGCCGTTAAAAATTGGATTGATCAACGTCCCTTTTATGCAATCGGTGAAATAGGGATTGATTTGTATTGGGATCGCAGCTTTTTAAAACAACAGCAAGAAGCCTTTAGAACTCAAATTCAATGGGCCAAAGAAAAAAAACTACCCATCGTAATTCATTGTCGAGATGCTTTTGATGAAATTTTTGAAATTTTAGAAACAGAAAAAGGACCTGATTTGTATGGCATTTTTCACTGTTTTACTGGAACCTTAGACCAAGCCCAAAAAGCGATTTCATACAATATGAAATTAGGAATTGGAGGTGTAGCAACCTTTAAAAATGGAAAAATTGATCAGTTTTTAGATCAAATAGAACTTCAACACATCGTTTTAGAGACAGATGCACCATATTTGGCTCCTACTCCTTATAGAGGAAAGCGAAATGAAAGTAGTTATATTACAAATGTAATTGATAAATTGGTTGACATCTATAAGGTTTCATTCAAAGAAATTGCCGAAATTACAACTCAAAATTCTAAAGAAATATTTGGTGCTTAA
- a CDS encoding ComF family protein: MKKSLKGFFQLFYPNLCVCCQLELFNNEQILCSTCRHDLPIICYKDFKKNKITNVFAGKIPLEMAISFLYFHKDGKSQQLIHHLKYKDRQEIGSFIGEWFGSQLKASNQLDTIDCIVPVPLHPKKRKQRGYNQLTKFGLALEKQLNIPYTPDILIRTSSRKTQTFKERFERFENTHTIFKLKNTTSFKNKHVLLIDDVLTTGATLESCCKALLKSENIKISIATIAFTE; the protein is encoded by the coding sequence ATGAAAAAATCTCTAAAAGGGTTTTTCCAGTTGTTTTACCCTAATTTATGTGTTTGTTGTCAATTAGAACTATTTAACAACGAACAAATACTTTGTTCTACTTGTAGACATGATTTACCCATTATTTGTTACAAAGATTTTAAAAAAAATAAAATCACTAATGTTTTTGCTGGGAAAATTCCTTTAGAAATGGCTATCTCATTTTTATATTTTCACAAAGATGGCAAATCTCAACAATTAATACATCATTTAAAATATAAAGATCGTCAAGAAATTGGAAGTTTTATTGGAGAATGGTTTGGCTCACAACTAAAAGCTTCAAATCAATTAGATACAATTGATTGCATTGTGCCAGTTCCACTACATCCAAAAAAAAGAAAACAACGCGGCTACAACCAATTGACAAAATTTGGATTAGCACTAGAAAAACAACTAAATATCCCTTATACACCTGATATTTTAATAAGGACATCATCAAGAAAAACCCAAACGTTTAAAGAGCGTTTTGAACGTTTTGAAAACACCCATACCATTTTTAAATTAAAGAACACCACAAGCTTTAAAAACAAGCATGTTCTTTTAATAGATGATGTATTAACAACAGGAGCTACCTTAGAATCTTGTTGCAAGGCACTGTTAAAAAGTGAAAACATCAAAATTAGTATTGCAACCATTGCATTTACAGAATAA
- a CDS encoding methylated-DNA--[protein]-cysteine S-methyltransferase: protein MLKEAVAYYKSPIGFAKITGSTQGIESVSILDEAASTSIENNTEIAPYLKPCITQLNEYFEGTRKTFDLQFNLKGTDFQKKVWKSLLEIPFGKTRSYLEQAKVLGDVKAIRAVASANGKNPLWILIPCHRVIGTDGSLTGYAGGLWRKKWLLAHENPVKQGSLF, encoded by the coding sequence GTGCTTAAAGAAGCTGTTGCATATTATAAATCACCCATTGGTTTTGCTAAAATTACTGGTAGCACTCAAGGAATTGAATCAGTTAGCATTTTAGACGAAGCTGCTTCTACCTCAATAGAAAACAATACTGAGATTGCTCCCTATTTAAAACCTTGTATTACTCAACTTAACGAATACTTTGAAGGTACAAGAAAAACCTTCGATTTACAATTCAATTTAAAAGGCACCGATTTTCAAAAAAAAGTTTGGAAATCCTTACTAGAAATTCCATTTGGAAAAACGCGCAGTTATTTAGAACAGGCTAAAGTTTTAGGGGATGTAAAAGCCATTAGAGCTGTGGCTTCTGCCAACGGAAAAAACCCTCTTTGGATCTTGATTCCTTGTCATCGGGTCATCGGTACTGACGGATCATTAACTGGTTATGCTGGAGGTTTGTGGCGTAAAAAGTGGCTATTAGCTCATGAAAACCCCGTAAAACAAGGATCGCTCTTTTAA
- a CDS encoding THC0290_0291 family protein: MKFFTTLFFICVFSISVKAQEAIHEVGVFLGTGAIQTDFGQRNDFFSSYGNNVISFSATHYIQFYSQELKVSDRYHWKKHFMLKSEINIFTRANFEHFGKYTEGSSVSAQKLSAMKGHASVMSIGVSAEYYLRSLYNDVLWNPFVTLGFKYSWYNNGLESDLGDWRTDITVLPGKYQTPNALNVGRGSTPTIALGAGTRLRLTSRLDLAGIFNWHIYFSDTVDGLQADVPENRNDEWMTNIQVGLIYDLRSSAKSKAYCF; this comes from the coding sequence ATGAAATTTTTTACAACACTTTTTTTTATTTGTGTTTTTAGTATTTCTGTAAAAGCCCAAGAGGCCATACATGAAGTCGGTGTTTTTCTCGGGACAGGAGCAATACAAACAGATTTTGGACAACGAAATGATTTTTTTAGCAGTTATGGAAATAACGTAATTTCTTTTAGTGCCACTCATTACATCCAATTTTACAGCCAAGAACTTAAAGTGAGTGATCGCTACCATTGGAAAAAGCATTTTATGCTAAAGTCTGAAATCAATATTTTTACGAGAGCAAATTTTGAGCATTTTGGAAAATATACAGAAGGAAGTAGTGTATCAGCACAAAAATTAAGTGCTATGAAAGGGCATGCTTCTGTTATGAGTATAGGTGTTTCTGCCGAATACTACCTTAGAAGCTTGTACAATGATGTGCTCTGGAATCCATTTGTAACTCTAGGTTTTAAATATTCTTGGTACAATAATGGTTTGGAATCAGATCTTGGTGATTGGAGAACAGATATCACTGTACTCCCTGGTAAATACCAAACCCCAAACGCTCTTAATGTTGGAAGGGGAAGCACACCTACAATTGCCTTAGGTGCTGGAACTAGGCTTCGATTAACAAGTCGCCTAGACCTAGCAGGTATTTTTAACTGGCATATTTACTTTTCAGACACTGTAGATGGATTACAAGCCGATGTTCCGGAAAATAGAAATGATGAGTGGATGACAAACATCCAAGTTGGGTTGATTTACGATCTAAGATCAAGCGCTAAAAGCAAGGCCTACTGTTTTTAA